The genome window tgtcaaaatcaaagtgtcaaagacaaatgaaagatgcgttcattaattattgtccagttgtttactactgctgtaagtttttatataatatgactaaacatcatgtgagagaaaattcacattatcattgtatatcaggtttagcagccttttaaataacaaagtatgctagtttttaatgtcgcttctggggatcaaacccgtagggcttttaggaagattctgaaattttcgatccctcgagagcaaccaaaccaaaaattaagtcaaatattgccgactcggttttttgagtcggttcatgagggataatggagcttgattggtcattgtcggctctggtactacttacatgtaccccgggtactcttaagtatacttacatgtaccccaggtacggtaaataaacgtaattgtactcggtccatattagactgtacccgaattgtattcgcgcccaaaatccgatgtcgtaaaacgcgcaaccgattatcttaaacacacttctcttcaaaaaacactgcatcaacatgctttttgagtatgtgttccgataatatagaggccattctacagaaaattgacataaatgtgtatatataattattacaaaaaaatagtcgacaacgactgatttagggttaaatttcccgggtacattttagtatatttaccgtacccgggatacatgtaagtatacttaagagtacccggggtacatgtacgtagtacccgagccgacaatgaacaatcgagcgatactggaaggtgcaacatctctcacgccccctagcatcgcctttagcagtattcaattctcaacaggaaagtgctggagtcattgatcccgaggaacaagaaaaacaattgattaatgttcgaaataaatcatttgattaatgacaattctattattttagccaggtcacaggaaaggcgcagtcaaatcagtatccaattaaattctttgttattgtcagaaaaaggcttttaagcaaacagctttcaagcgactgcaggctgatctagatccaaactggccacaatcgccttaatgtctcttttactgtgacacagttcatttaactttaaaatgataaaaagtactaacactaagaaagagtacaaaccagtaaagagtttgaaatcaatgttgaatttcaggacagcttggtgaactgcaaatccccgatgaaatgttgatatcgggtatcatagttattcaataagtcgcaaaatgctcgaatacaatttataaagcacaatgtgacttatattgataactaaaaataccagtatgccagttttgccgtgtcaagctgttatgATCCAGAAAgcccttcattcacatcgagtatatatccttcgaattccaactattgttgttttaagcggagatttagtgaataaatcattcatatatcctaaatgacagcttctaaatagcgaaacaagccaatttatgcattaagaaagttttgaatcgagactctcatgggggcggccattgttgaatgttgaaacacgaacgacaactctgctagaataatgttatcaatgacgagcaatctcctacgcagtggcgaatgcaaaagggaagtaactgaaaaatcgagttatctcaatcggactggctcggtcttttacataggtcgccattgtgatttttttttgatggttatcataccttggacgatgctgttccagcatcgtcaaaaacacaaCCCCTTATTGATATAGTAACCTAGTTGAATGATGCCAAATCATATTGTTATATGTATCAACTCATTCTTCATGTTTTTGATGTCGTATCCTATTGTATGAATTGTCCTGTAttatacagaaaaaaacattAGTTTGTTTAACGGCTGTTTTTATCCTTACAATGCTTCTGTAGGTCTATTGTTCCTATATAATTCTCAAATATGTTAAACAGCAAAACCAATGGAGACATGCGCCTGCTTGAGTAAAAAGacagtaaacaaaataaatacaattattattgcTTTATAATCACAAAATGAATCAAAGTTTAGCATGTCTTAAGAACTGATAATTGACCATCAAATAACTAAAATGTTTTGACATAAGAAAGTATACAGCCGCCGACTTATAAACAAACCTATTCTAGACATCATTCATTATGAGTTGAACTTTATCATATATTCGCTTGCAACCAGTTGTAGAAAACACTTGGGTATCATCTGAAAAGTATGTCAATTGGTCTGcaatttctttaactttttcGTCAGATGCTTTCCATGGAAGTGACTTAAATGCATCTTTAATGCATTGCTCAACATGCTTTCTCTCCAGTGGTAAGAACGGTATTGACGCGGTAAGGAGACCACTGGTGATCAATTCACTGTGCCAAAGGCCGTCTGAAagaacattaaattcattttctcAAATTAAAAATACTAATAAATGTTTCCGAGCATAAACCTTAAATTATAAGACGGATAGTTTGATCTAATGATGACACAATTTGACCAGAACGCAGGGGTCGCAGGTTCGATACCCTCTCAACCGTAACCTATTAGCATGTCTTTCACGTGCGACTTTATATTGCGGTGAAGTTTACTTGGTGCAACACACCGGTCAATAATGAACACAGGATTCCTATAGATCGCACTATCCACCGTAATCCTTAATCAACATGTTATCTGGATGTGATGGCCATATTGGAAATCACTCGATAGAAATTTACTACAAACCTACTTCAAAAGGCTCCAATAACGGACCAACATAAAACCAACAAAAACCTATTATGTAAGCAGATCATGTGCGTTGTTTTAATAGCAAGACTTAAGATGAAGTTCTAGCAAGCGCGACTCAACAAAGCTGCGGGGAATATGATCAAAGTATACTTACTAGATTCATCGTTAAGCGTTTGTAACTGCACACTGTCTTCCAAATCCTTCAATTGAATATATTCTCTAGGTTTTCCAGCTTTCAGTAAATCAAGGACCTTCTTAACTATAGTCGTTGCTGCATTATTACTAAAATGACCAATAACAATATTTGGATATATGGATATTTAAAAAACTTTATAAAACTGATATAGTGGTATTATACCAGTTCGTATCTGACGAGAATATGCCTAATAGAAATTGATTAAAACTATACAATTTATTCATGTTTTTAGAAAGATCCACCAAACAATACAGTTATTTTGACCGTGATAACCCCCAACATTAATCCAACGCTAAATTTCCTTGCTAGTGCTCTAAAAACAGATTGGTCAAGGCAAACAAATGCGATTTGCCGAAAACTTCCTTTTTGACGCCGCCGAATCTAGTAAGCAGGATTTTTAATCCGTCAAATGTGTTGAAATCCAAACACACTCACACAATTGTTTTATCCGTATAACTGAAATCATTGGGCAGCTatatacaaaatttaaataaaaagtttgtcACAGATATTTTATGGTACAAAATAACAACTTTACTCGTGCGTCAGAAACAAACACATTACATTCAGTTCACTATTTTTCACTTGATACGAGAACACTTTTTTCTACCATCTATGACTGACAGTAGCATACCTTAGAAGAAAGAATATTGCTTTCCTATAATCCACACCTTCGACATTGTCATGGAAGTTCAAATACGGTTTCAAGACGTCTATGAGACCCGGTGGCATCTTTTCCATCTCGTCGATGATAATCAATGCGCGCGGGCACGCGGTAACTGCCTCCTTTATCTTTCTCCGAAGTTTAtccttataaaataaaatcatacatgtacttcttccAAACATCTCTCGAGCATAACTGTTGATATATAATCATCGGTAATGATGCACCGTAAACATTGCAGtcgttatttaatgtttttttgcatTACTGGAACCACAAATTACTACGGAATTTAATTATTGTCACGTGTTTCAATGCTACCTTAGCataaacaaatacttttaaaaCGGGATGTTCgtaaatgaatataataattatagtatTAACTTTGTCGACATTTTTCAGCAGACAACGAATACAACAGAAAGGTAGACAATACAATTATGAAGTAGGAACACACTTTGTATGATGCAATGGTCGTTGGGTCAGCATCGCTATGCGGAAAATCTACTGCTGGTATAATCCAGAGGACATATTTGCTGCCCATGCTTTTAACATACAGTGTTTCAGCAACTATTTGACTAACGTAGTTCTTGCCAGTACCCGTCCACCCATGGAACGAAAGAGCCAAAGCCTTACGTGGGTTCCCAT of Dreissena polymorpha isolate Duluth1 chromosome 15, UMN_Dpol_1.0, whole genome shotgun sequence contains these proteins:
- the LOC127861168 gene encoding torsin-1A-like isoform X1; protein product: MRFKTVFSIGITLLVCHVNLINSLLIAASVVAAGSAISGYLAALNSCIYNECCNDKWIRSDLSALPYIMKSKVYGQHLVTDTLVRHLKGHINGNPRKALALSFHGWTGTGKNYVSQIVAETLYVKSMGSKYVLWIIPAVDFPHSDADPTTIASYKDKLRRKIKEAVTACPRALIIIDEMEKMPPGLIDVLKPYLNFHDNVEGVDYRKAIFFLLSNNAATTIVKKVLDLLKAGKPREYIQLKDLEDSVQLQTLNDESNGLWHSELITSGLLTASIPFLPLERKHVEQCIKDAFKSLPWKASDEKVKEIADQLTYFSDDTQVFSTTGCKRIYDKVQLIMNDV
- the LOC127861168 gene encoding torsin-1A-like isoform X2; the protein is MKSKVYGQHLVTDTLVRHLKGHINGNPRKALALSFHGWTGTGKNYVSQIVAETLYVKSMGSKYVLWIIPAVDFPHSDADPTTIASYKDKLRRKIKEAVTACPRALIIIDEMEKMPPGLIDVLKPYLNFHDNVEGVDYRKAIFFLLSNNAATTIVKKVLDLLKAGKPREYIQLKDLEDSVQLQTLNDESNGLWHSELITSGLLTASIPFLPLERKHVEQCIKDAFKSLPWKASDEKVKEIADQLTYFSDDTQVFSTTGCKRIYDKVQLIMNDV